In Sutterella faecalis, a genomic segment contains:
- the htpG gene encoding molecular chaperone HtpG, with protein sequence MAAETHVFQTKVSKLLKLLANSLYSNKEVFLRELVSNASDAIDKLRFAAIAKPELLGSDPVFSIRISADKEAGTLTVSDNGIGMTLDEANEHLGTIAQSGTEDFLEHLSADEAKNAQQIGQFGVGFYSSFIVADRVTVVSRAATAGENEAVRWESDGSGTFTSELTTRASRGTDVILHLRDEDKNFLDPWTLRETITKYSDHISTPVYLLEEKPAEEGKTPDKDWVQVNDAKALWTLPPKEVTDDQYKEFYKHLTHDWEDPLCWAHNRVEGDLEYTSLLYCPSAAPYDLYNRDLQKGLKLFVERVFIMDRADAFLPNYLRFIKGLVDTNDLPLNVSRELLQESRVAAKLKKALTRRALDMFAKLADDKDAKEKYGVFWTQFGRVLKEGIVEDPDNRKAILGLLRFATTKAGASDITVSLADYVSRMPEGQKNIYYVIANTPEAAEGSPYLEGLKKKGVEVLLLWERIDEWMMGALTEFEGHKFIPATAADLELEGVKSKTDEAEKPSETSKEEDDKAVARFKAALGEKVADVRISDRLVDSAACVVGQHDQMLTEQMRRMLEAAGQTVPEEKYTLEVNLESPLVKKALKENDPTRFSEWADVILDQALLSEQGSLKDPAGFVKRLNALLLS encoded by the coding sequence ACGCATGTTTTCCAGACCAAGGTGAGCAAGCTCCTTAAGCTCCTCGCCAATTCCCTTTATTCGAATAAGGAAGTGTTCCTGCGCGAGCTCGTCTCGAACGCCTCCGACGCGATCGACAAGCTACGCTTTGCGGCCATCGCGAAGCCTGAGCTTCTCGGAAGCGACCCCGTCTTCTCGATCCGCATCAGCGCCGACAAGGAAGCAGGCACCCTTACCGTTTCAGACAACGGCATCGGCATGACGCTCGATGAGGCGAATGAACATCTCGGCACCATCGCGCAGTCGGGTACCGAAGACTTCCTCGAACACCTCTCCGCCGATGAAGCGAAGAACGCGCAGCAGATCGGTCAGTTCGGCGTGGGGTTCTACTCAAGCTTCATCGTTGCCGACCGCGTGACCGTGGTTTCGCGCGCCGCGACTGCCGGCGAAAATGAAGCTGTGCGCTGGGAATCCGACGGCTCGGGCACCTTCACCTCTGAACTCACGACCCGCGCCTCCCGCGGAACCGACGTGATCCTCCATCTGCGCGACGAGGACAAGAACTTCCTCGATCCGTGGACCCTTCGCGAAACGATCACGAAGTATTCGGACCATATCTCGACGCCCGTTTATCTCCTTGAAGAGAAGCCTGCTGAGGAAGGCAAGACCCCCGACAAGGACTGGGTGCAGGTGAACGACGCCAAGGCGCTCTGGACGCTGCCGCCTAAGGAAGTGACGGACGACCAGTACAAGGAGTTCTACAAGCACCTCACGCACGATTGGGAGGATCCGCTCTGCTGGGCGCACAACCGTGTGGAAGGCGACCTTGAGTACACGTCGCTTCTCTACTGCCCGTCGGCAGCGCCCTACGACCTCTACAACCGCGACCTTCAGAAGGGCCTCAAGCTCTTCGTCGAGCGCGTCTTCATCATGGACCGCGCGGATGCGTTCCTTCCCAACTACCTGAGGTTCATCAAGGGGCTCGTCGATACGAATGATCTGCCGCTCAACGTTTCCCGCGAACTCCTCCAGGAAAGCCGCGTTGCCGCAAAACTCAAGAAGGCCCTCACCCGCCGCGCGCTCGACATGTTCGCGAAGCTCGCCGACGATAAGGACGCTAAGGAAAAGTACGGCGTCTTCTGGACGCAGTTCGGCCGCGTGCTGAAGGAAGGCATCGTCGAGGATCCGGACAACAGGAAGGCCATTCTCGGACTCCTCAGGTTTGCTACCACGAAGGCCGGCGCTTCCGACATCACGGTGTCGCTTGCCGACTATGTGAGCCGCATGCCCGAAGGCCAGAAGAACATCTACTACGTCATCGCGAATACCCCGGAAGCCGCAGAAGGCTCGCCCTATCTCGAGGGCCTCAAAAAGAAGGGCGTCGAAGTCCTTCTCCTCTGGGAGCGCATCGACGAGTGGATGATGGGTGCTTTGACCGAATTCGAGGGCCACAAGTTCATCCCGGCGACCGCTGCAGACCTTGAGCTCGAGGGCGTGAAGTCGAAGACCGATGAAGCCGAGAAGCCTTCCGAAACCTCGAAGGAAGAGGACGACAAGGCCGTAGCCCGCTTCAAGGCCGCGCTCGGCGAAAAGGTTGCGGATGTCCGCATTTCAGACCGTCTCGTCGACTCCGCCGCGTGCGTGGTCGGCCAGCACGACCAGATGCTCACCGAACAGATGCGCCGCATGCTCGAGGCTGCGGGGCAGACGGTTCCGGAAGAAAAGTACACGCTCGAAGTCAATCTTGAGAGCCCGCTCGTCAAGAAGGCGCTTAAAGAGAATGATCCCACCCGCTTCTCCGAATGGGCGGACGTCATTCTCGATCAGGCGCTCCTCTCCGAACAGGGTTCTCTGAAGGATCCGGCCGGGTTTGTGAAGCGCCTCAATGCGCTGCTTCTCTCCTGA